CGATTATGCATTGAACCTTTTGTGGGGTCATCTCTCAACACTCGATTAACAACGATCTTCTCCTCGCGCTCAGTGAACCACCCCTTTGGATGCATCCAGTTTTTGGTTTGAACAGCTGATGGAACCATCATATAAAACGAGAGCAATCCAATGCCTAATGTAAATAGACCCTCCCACAAAAACAAGTGCCTCCAGCCGGGCCATCCAAATACTCCGCGTAATCTCAAAATGCCAAATGCTGCCAATGCAGCCAACACCTGGGTCAAGGTCATTGTTGTCCAGAACCACGATAACCTAATTGGTAACTCTTTGCTAGTGAAAAAGTAGCTTAGCCACAAGACCAAATCGGCAATAAATCCGCCTTCTATGGCACCAATCAATGCTCTAGTTATGTAAAAGCcagttttattttgaagAGCAACTTGTGACAAAGCAACAATACTCCATGCACATATTTGGATTGGAATGAAGATGTCTGGCCCCAATGCCTTTGATAACATTTGCGATGGCACTTCTGCAACCAAGAAAGACACGTAAAAAATTGTATTCCCCGTATTGAAATCATTTGTTGTGAGCCTCAAGTCCTGTAAGAAATTATCCGAAACAGCTTGTTGAATATTACCTCTATCAATTTGCAAAGCGACAAACATAAGACATGCTGCAAATGCTACTCTCCAGTTTAACTTGCAAACAACTTGCTTCTCCTCTTCTCTTGTCCATTGGAAACTGGGGTCAAATGCTTCACGGCATTCGTAATTCACCTCGTTATAAAAATTTTTATAATATTCAGCAACATGTGGGTCAAGAAATGGGTTTGGTGAGCATGACTCCGAGTATAATTGTTGTACTTCTTCAGAGATTGAAGAGGTTGCAGAAACAAActctttggtttctttcaattcagTTTGCTTTGACATTACTAATACGAGATTCTGCTTTATGGAATATGTTGACTTTAGACTCCTCTATATTGTTAAGTTTTCTCTGGGTTAATTCACATTCAGAtgaaagccaaaaaaaaaagaatgaaaaaaatgaaagaaaaagcatcAGAATGAAATAACTAAATCAAATCTAACTCTTGCCAACCAACCTTTATATACCATCAACATCTGACCACCAAGtgtccttgtccttgtGAATTCGAAAACCATTAAAGGGTCATAAGtttggaaaattgaaaaaaaaaggaataaaaaagCAAACTCGTTATTCAAAAGTCCCCTTGGTACAAAGTTGATTACTGTGGCGCTTGCGTAGATTATAAAACTatggttgcaaaaactCAAACAAAACTGATTTGGTTAAAGgatcaagaaaaaaaaagaataggaaCACAATTGTAAATATATTTTCTTGGACTTGAAACTATTTACAATCTTTTGGTTcataaaggaaaagaaaaaaaaaagaaaaaaagaaaaaaagaaaagaaggtgaAGGTGACGAGCTGAAAGCCAAGACTTAAAACTCAAGCCTCAATGATCAAACTTCAATACatgatttttttccctcCCTTCCCATCTATGCCACCGCTTTACCTCCCCCTAGCTCACCCGTCTTAATTTCACGATAAAGTTTCAAGATTCGTCATTTGCAATACAAATCACTTCACTAACTTTATGAGTTTGGTGATATTCAGTATCATACCTAACTTATTCTGTGGTGTCAACACCATTGATTTCTCTTCCGTACCGAATATTTTTGATATAGCAAGCTATAATAAAAAGGGTGGAGTTACGGTGTGGAAATTGATTGGGTTGtacaaggaaaaaaaacgatGAGAAcaagtttttttatttattttggaAAGTATGGAATTACGGATATGTGTGGGTATGAGtagagaaaggaaaattgACAGAGGAGAATTGCACATACAGTGGAAACGCTAAACGAACCGTGTTTAACACTTTCACGTACACTGTTAAATATTTCGCAACGATATGTATACAAAGGCAATAATTGAAATGGTTTTTGTTCCACTTTACATATTAAGCTAATATTGAATTAGTAAagatatgaaaaaaaaggatgctataaaaataaaatgacaaacaaacaactcAACAAactgttgaaaaaaagaaaaaggtaaaaaaaatcaaagcaAGTAAAATGTATGTAAAAATTTGTTctcaaaaacaagaattgAATTGTTGTTTCCAGCACTCTTTTATCCCATACTCgtcttcaacttttttttaatttttgttgaattttaAAACTTTATATAAGGGATTGTGTTCTGCAACTTGAACCTTTTTGATTATGGATCCACAAGCCTagaaaatggaaaggaacaaaaagaaaagtttgtGTGCTTAAATGTGGATGGAGGAATCACtaaagaattgaaatgtAGATGCTGTTGATACAGGCGAGCAGCTCATCCCCATATTTCCCTGtgtttgcttcttcttcccgTTTGCAATGTCAATAGCGCCAACTGTAGATTGCACGCCCACGCCCGCACCTACGCTCGCACCCGCACCCGTATCGCTCTTTGTTGCTGGACTAGTTGTAGTGGCATTATTGGCAAAGCAGAAATTGTTAACCAAGTCTGTATAACTGAATCCAGCAAACGAGCCATTTCCATGCGTGCTAATGCTAGATGCGCCAATGGGCGAAGGTGTATATTTGTTATCCTTTTGACGTTGGCGATTTGAGTACCGGTGATTGGATCCGATAATATCATTCAGGGAATAGCTCTTGTTTATAACTGGTCTAGTTACTCCATGACCAAAAGTCGTAGcagtattattattattattgttgttgttggctgctgctgctgctgatgctgatgctggtAAAAATGTTGGTTTGGTATCAACAAAGTTATTTGAGATGGAAAGTCCACCAAGTTTCAGATCCAATACATCCAAGCCGTGGCCACTGCCCAATTTGTTGCTCTTTTGATGTTGAATTAATTTTGAACAAACTTCTTCAAATGGTGACGGTGACCGACCACCAATAGTCGAGGTCAATTTAGAAGCCAGTTTTATGGTATTTttactattattgttaCTACTCAAACCAGCTTTTGAAGTggcggtggtggtgtttgcagtggtagtagttgtGGTGGCAATATCAAATGTATAGTTTCTGCCCAGGTTATTGGCCCAGTAAACTGCACCGTTAACTTCATACATAACGCACATCTGTAACTTCATTGTTCCCGAAAacttttcttcatcctcgTCGCCCGTCATATTCATCAAATCTCTCAAATTGATCAGAAACTTAAACTCGTCAATGTTTCCAGAACTCTTGACAAAAGAGATAATTTTTTCACCCGTCAATTTGCAGCTGCTTTTCCAGTTGTCGAGTGTCATCTTGAGTGAAAGACGTTTTTCAAAAGCCAAATTAACAACCAGGATAAATCCACAAAGAAATGCATTATTGACAGTATTGTGTTGTTTCAACAAGTATGCAGATGAAAGCCATACATTTCCCTGTCCAAGCTTTGAGTAGCCATTTTGTGGAATATTGTGTCTGAGTAGTCTATACTCAACAACTTGTCTTTGTTCCTCggtttccttttcttcatcgtcaGAGCTAGAGTTCCATCCCCAGTCAAAGTATCCTTTTctggatgatgatgacaatgatgatgatggagaTAAGGATGGCAAGGAGCTGTAAAACTCTCCTTCGTCAAAGAGCAAATCTTCAACGTCATCCATTTTCCGTGCTCTTCTATTGTGTAATGGGGCAAATGTATATTCATTTGGTGGTGATTCGCAAGGACTATTGCGTGAACTCACACTAGCAGGACTCTCCAAACCATCAAACATCTTGACATTGATGAGTCGTGAAGCAAATCTAACAGATTTGCGTGGTGATGCAAAGCCTGAATTcgtattgttgttgttattgtcgTTAATAATGTTTGGAGACGAAATGGATCTTTGAAGCAATGTGGGCAACTTCAATGACGACTTGACCAATTCTCCTGATTTTTTGCGAACTAGCCTTGGTGGCAATTCACTAGTGGCTAAGTTTGAAGACTTTAAAGAGTTTGTGGAGTCTGTAGAGTCTGTAGAGTCTGATGAAGATGGCAAAGTTGCAGCCAATGTTTTTGGTGGGACATAGTAGTTTGGTATATTAAACTTTCTAGTCTTTTTAGGTGCATCCAAAGTGGTATTCAAAGTGGTATCCAGTGGCACATTAATGGCAATTCTGGGTAATGTGGATTCTTTTGCCATGACTGGTGTTGGTGCACTTATCAGCACTGGTTTGTTATACTGTGGAGAACTAGACTCCTGTTTTGATCCCTGTAATTGtgggtgttgctgttgattttgttgattaCCGAGTTTAATAGTGCTTGTTGATGACTTGATAGTGTCTATAGAGTCATTTGACGATATGGTGGATAAAGATTGTTGGTAAAATAATATTGGGGATGATGTCACTGTGGATGGTGGTGATATGGTATAGCTAATGGGTGATGAACGGGATAGAGTAACTTCAGGTGATGATGAGCGTGGTGACGCTGATGTTGCAGAAGGGTCTAGCAACTCCTTTGTTGCCACAATTGTAGACATTTCTATATATGTGGATTAAAGGTGATGTGTAAGTAAATGTGTACTCTGAGTACTCTGTGTATATGCAaatgaagaagcaaaagatagaaccaaacaaattaaaccaaaaaaaaaaacaaataggtagttgtagttgtttaCTTGGTTATGGTTTGTGGTTGTAAAATATTGTGGCGGGTGATAAAGTAGATATAAGGTTTCTTCtagttcttcttctgctctttcttttttttttccttttctttttgatttcccTCCTTTTTCTATATGATGATAATGCTAGTGTGATACTGTGGGTGAGTGAGACTTGTATTGTCTCTAGGATACTTTGTCCTTCAAATGCTAATGCTAACTTGGTGGAAaagcaaaggaaaaggtGGTGAAtagccaaaagaaaaacgaataaaaagcaaaaaaaaaaaaaattatggGCTATGggttttttccttttcttcttcttcttctctcaGGTTTATTTGGTATTCTAGGGGCAGATGTGGTTCTTGATATATCTGACCAAAGTACGCCAATCttataattattttattttattttattttattttactttattttattttattttatatgtatattttttttattctgtaATTCAAGTTTATGCTGCCCAACCCCccaaagcaaaataaaaataattataataattataataataaataatttaaattaaaattaatttttttttttttttaattcaaaTCTCAAGTTATATTTGCTCCCTTTTCCGTCTTTGGCtttgtagtttttttttttaatttttttaatttttgggGCTATTGATTtgaacatttttttttttgttgagtaTGTCGATTCtcctattattattattattcttttcttttcttttttttactttgttgCTCTGTGTTTCGCTGTTGGTTGGGTTAAAATTATACCTTTTATTCCTTTATCTGTCTTTTactatattttatttagtTTAAGTTTGTATAGATTTGGCGTCACAGCtgaaattttaatttttttcattaattAAATGTTTGATCTAAGAAACAGTTGGTTTTCTGAGGTGTGAGTATAAGATagagatgaaaagaaaaagatgttAATAATGATGAGTTAGCAAAAGCGCAAGTGTTGGTTGTAGAAAGCAATATGAAAGGAGTGAAGGTAATTCGAAGTAATTAGAGGTGGGGGGTAGGTGGGGTGGGGGATTATAAAGTTTAAAAAAGGGGAATTGTCCAGTCTAGTGTTGCTTTGGTACA
This DNA window, taken from Lodderomyces elongisporus chromosome 7, complete sequence, encodes the following:
- a CDS encoding uncharacterized protein (CAZy:CBM21), with translation MSTIVATKELLDPSATSASPRSSSPEVTLSRSSPISYTISPPSTVTSSPILFYQQSLSTISSNDSIDTIKSSTSTIKLGNQQNQQQHPQLQGSKQESSSPQYNKPVSISAPTPVMAKESTLPRIAINVPSDTTLNTTLDAPKKTRKFNIPNYYVPPKTLAATLPSSSDSTDSTDSTNSLKSSNLATSELPPRLVRKKSGELVKSSLKLPTLLQRSISSPNIINDNNNNNTNSGFASPRKSVRFASRLINVKMFDGLESPASVSSRNSPCESPPNEYTFAPLHNRRARKMDDVEDLLFDEGEFYSSLPSLSPSSSLSSSSRKGYFDWGWNSSSDDEEKETEEQRQVVEYRLLRHNIPQNGYSKLGQGNVWLSSAYLLKQHNTVNNAFLCGFISVVNLAFEKRLSLKMTLDNWKSSCKLTGEKIISFVKSSGNIDEFKFSINLRDLMNMTGDEDEEKFSGTMKLQMCVMYEVNGAVYWANNSGRNYTFDIATTTTTTANTTTATSKAGLSSNNNSKNTIKSASKLTSTIGGRSPSPFEEVCSKLIQHQKSNKLGSGHGLDVLDSKLGGLSISNNFVDTKPTFLPASASAAAAANNNNNNNNTATTFGHGVTRPVINKSYSSNDIIGSNHRYSNRQRQKDNKYTPSPIGASSISTHGNGSFAGFSYTDLVNNFCFANNATTTSPATKSDTGAGASVGAGVGVQSTVGAIDIANGKKKQTQGNMGMSCSPVSTASTFQFFSDSSIHI